One Elusimicrobiota bacterium DNA segment encodes these proteins:
- the pilB gene encoding type IV-A pilus assembly ATPase PilB, giving the protein MQTEHKKIGDLLLEKGLISQDELTEALTYQKKTGKQFGETLLQLGYIKEDDLLKALSEQMNVPYAQLDSYLIDPHVVTELPEKLARELKALPIFKIENRLTVAMVDPLDIAVIDKLQKDTGCEIEPIVCLEDGLLKMIDKYYSGVPSEMKQLSEKIVTEDLKIVETQTEEKDESIKMAEEAPIVKLVNMIILQAIKERATDIHIEPEKGYMRVRYRVDGEMYEVMTTPAKLQPAVVSRIKIMSNLDIAERRVPQDGRFTIELESKQVDFRVSILPLISGEKVVMRLLDKSTALFRLDQLGFSKENKANMEELIQRPHGIILVTGPTGSGKTTTLYSALNIINTLDKNIMTVEDPVEYEFEIINQVQVNPKTGMTFARALRAFLRQDPDVILVGEIRDLETAEIAIQAALTGHLVFSTLHTNSAPESIIRLVDMGVEPFLISSAVIGILAQRLVRRICPSCKQPYTPSEGLLKQLSCELNDVPNQFFIGNGCRNCNNRGYKGRSGIHELLIPNDEIKDMVMKRASGFELQKKAQQAGMKTLYQDGLEKVSNGITTIDEVLAVTREV; this is encoded by the coding sequence ATGCAAACAGAACATAAAAAAATTGGTGACCTTCTATTAGAAAAAGGGCTTATATCACAAGATGAATTAACCGAAGCATTAACTTATCAGAAAAAAACAGGAAAGCAGTTCGGTGAAACTTTGTTACAGCTCGGCTATATTAAAGAAGATGACCTGTTAAAGGCATTAAGTGAGCAGATGAATGTACCATATGCTCAACTTGATAGTTACTTGATAGACCCGCATGTTGTTACTGAACTACCTGAAAAATTAGCACGAGAATTAAAAGCATTACCTATTTTCAAAATAGAAAACCGGCTTACAGTTGCTATGGTTGACCCGTTAGATATCGCTGTAATTGATAAACTACAAAAAGATACTGGCTGTGAGATAGAACCGATTGTATGTTTAGAAGACGGGCTGCTCAAAATGATAGATAAATACTACAGCGGTGTTCCCAGTGAGATGAAACAATTAAGCGAAAAAATTGTCACAGAAGATTTAAAAATTGTAGAAACCCAAACAGAAGAAAAAGATGAATCCATAAAAATGGCTGAAGAAGCACCTATTGTGAAATTAGTGAATATGATTATTTTACAGGCAATCAAAGAACGCGCAACTGATATCCATATAGAACCTGAGAAGGGTTATATGCGTGTTCGTTACCGTGTTGATGGTGAGATGTACGAGGTTATGACAACACCTGCGAAACTGCAACCTGCGGTTGTCTCCCGAATAAAAATTATGTCAAATTTAGATATCGCAGAACGGCGTGTACCACAGGATGGTAGGTTCACAATTGAATTAGAAAGCAAACAGGTTGATTTCCGTGTTTCTATTCTGCCGCTTATTTCAGGTGAAAAAGTTGTTATGCGGCTTTTAGATAAATCAACTGCGCTTTTCCGACTTGACCAGCTCGGCTTCTCAAAAGAAAACAAAGCTAATATGGAAGAACTGATTCAAAGACCACACGGTATCATTCTTGTCACAGGTCCTACAGGCAGTGGAAAAACAACAACGCTCTATTCTGCACTCAATATCATAAATACTTTAGATAAAAATATAATGACTGTTGAAGACCCTGTAGAATACGAGTTTGAAATTATAAACCAGGTACAGGTAAATCCTAAAACTGGAATGACATTCGCACGTGCATTAAGAGCGTTTTTAAGACAGGATCCAGATGTGATACTCGTCGGTGAAATCAGGGATTTAGAAACTGCAGAGATTGCTATTCAAGCTGCACTCACAGGTCATCTCGTGTTTTCTACATTACATACAAACAGTGCACCGGAATCAATCATCCGATTGGTTGATATGGGTGTTGAGCCGTTTCTAATTTCGTCTGCGGTGATTGGTATACTAGCACAGCGGCTCGTCAGAAGAATCTGCCCTTCCTGTAAACAGCCATATACACCATCTGAAGGATTATTAAAACAACTAAGTTGTGAACTCAACGATGTACCAAACCAGTTTTTTATCGGTAACGGCTGCAGGAATTGTAATAATCGCGGCTACAAAGGCAGAAGCGGTATTCACGAACTTTTAATACCAAATGATGAAATCAAAGATATGGTGATGAAACGAGCAAGCGGATTTGAACTACAAAAAAAAGCACAACAAGCCGGTATGAAAACACTCTATCAGGATGGGTTAGAAAAAGTATCTAATGGTATAACCACTATAGATGAAGTACTGGCAGTCACCCGAGAAGTATAA
- a CDS encoding type II secretion system F family protein has protein sequence MNFNMPDYLYKARDKYGKTVSGVMAAENPAALSLQLKEMGYYVGEIREQTEKKKAGFPTIPSLSKKVNKTDIMFFAQQLATMINAGLPMLRSFNILVKETRKQAFKKVIADIQKNIESGISLSDCLKKHSAVFPAFFVSLVRAGEASGALDETLRRLVEYMEYEQEIKSKLRSALIYPVILVVVAISVVIFLLTFIIPKFVDTFLGLGIELPLPTKITLGLSSFMKANSLYLAVGIVFLAVVFFIYTRTKTGRYLYDKFKLNIPVIGILVRKIILSRFSQTLSLLLRSGLPILQSLEIVKTSIANKVLAGVISNVYTNVRDGGTIAAPLEASNEFTPLVINMISLGEETGTVDQMLSKVAVYYQQQVDIAIKDLISMVEPVILVGIGLIVGFIALSLFMPLFQMSGKIG, from the coding sequence ATGAATTTTAATATGCCTGACTATCTCTATAAAGCACGCGATAAATACGGTAAAACAGTCTCCGGTGTAATGGCTGCTGAAAACCCTGCTGCATTATCTTTACAACTTAAAGAGATGGGTTATTATGTTGGCGAGATTAGAGAACAAACAGAAAAAAAGAAAGCAGGTTTCCCTACGATACCATCCCTTAGTAAAAAAGTCAATAAAACTGATATAATGTTTTTTGCACAGCAACTTGCAACAATGATAAACGCAGGACTGCCAATGTTGCGGTCTTTTAATATCCTTGTTAAAGAAACAAGAAAACAAGCGTTTAAGAAAGTAATCGCTGATATCCAGAAAAATATAGAAAGCGGTATCTCACTCTCTGATTGCTTGAAGAAACATTCTGCAGTTTTCCCGGCTTTTTTTGTAAGTTTGGTTCGTGCAGGTGAAGCCTCCGGTGCGCTTGATGAAACATTAAGAAGATTGGTAGAATATATGGAATACGAGCAAGAGATAAAAAGTAAATTAAGGTCTGCATTGATATACCCTGTTATACTTGTAGTTGTAGCGATATCAGTTGTAATATTTCTGCTAACATTTATTATTCCTAAATTTGTGGATACATTCTTAGGACTCGGGATAGAACTACCACTACCTACAAAGATTACACTCGGCTTGAGTAGTTTCATGAAAGCCAATTCCCTGTATTTAGCTGTTGGTATTGTGTTCCTTGCTGTAGTTTTTTTTATTTATACAAGAACAAAAACAGGTAGATACTTATACGATAAATTCAAATTGAACATACCTGTGATTGGTATTTTAGTCCGAAAAATTATACTATCACGATTCAGTCAGACACTATCACTTCTTTTAAGGAGTGGGTTACCAATCCTGCAGTCGTTAGAAATTGTTAAAACGAGTATCGCTAATAAAGTACTCGCAGGTGTAATCTCTAATGTCTATACCAATGTAAGAGATGGCGGTACGATTGCAGCACCACTTGAAGCAAGTAACGAGTTCACACCGCTAGTTATCAATATGATTTCGTTAGGTGAAGAAACAGGAACGGTTGACCAGATGCTAAGCAAGGTAGCGGTTTATTATCAGCAGCAGGTGGATATCGCAATAAAAGACCTGATATCTATGGTGGAACCTGTAATACTTGTTGGGATTGGATTGATAGTCGGCTTCATTGCATTATCTTTGTTTATGCCTTTGTTCCAGATGTCAGGCAAAATCGGTTAG
- a CDS encoding response regulator: MKKILIAEDDENLLGSLSVIFAENGYTVITASDGEEAIEKFKQEQPDIVLTDISMPKVDGFGVCKTIRELKGLTKYVPIIMMSGTYDKLEFRFDVKKTGADDFIIKPFKPEEMVKYCDKLLKDIKTKQVPTKTKLQILSIKPSVEKKVVVYYPDGSIIKGTTSALHPGETGFNMTVWGEDKRIFVNYNIVTKVEVVDEF, translated from the coding sequence ATGAAAAAGATATTGATTGCTGAAGATGATGAGAACCTGTTAGGCTCACTGAGCGTAATCTTTGCAGAAAATGGATATACTGTAATAACCGCATCAGATGGTGAGGAAGCAATAGAAAAATTCAAACAGGAACAGCCTGATATCGTTTTAACTGATATCTCAATGCCAAAAGTAGATGGTTTTGGTGTCTGTAAAACAATACGCGAACTAAAAGGACTAACTAAATATGTGCCGATTATTATGATGTCCGGTACTTATGATAAACTTGAGTTCAGGTTTGATGTAAAAAAAACAGGTGCAGATGATTTCATTATTAAACCATTCAAGCCAGAAGAGATGGTAAAGTATTGCGATAAATTATTGAAAGATATAAAAACAAAACAAGTACCTACAAAAACTAAATTACAGATACTGTCAATAAAACCATCTGTTGAAAAAAAAGTTGTTGTCTACTATCCTGATGGTAGTATTATTAAAGGCACAACTTCAGCATTGCATCCTGGCGAAACCGGTTTTAATATGACTGTTTGGGGTGAAGATAAACGTATCTTTGTTAACTACAACATTGTAACTAAAGTTGAAGTTGTAGATGAATTTTAA
- a CDS encoding STAS domain-containing protein: MEIGNQIKDGIMILAVKGDIELNTAPQLQEEFQSLKDNNITKVVVNLSQVNYIDSSGLGTFIGALKMFNAVNGKIVLAGLSSNLKKIFEITRMSNFFSIYETDTQALEKLK; this comes from the coding sequence ATGGAAATAGGAAACCAAATTAAAGATGGTATTATGATACTGGCTGTAAAAGGCGATATTGAACTCAATACCGCACCGCAACTACAGGAAGAGTTCCAATCACTCAAAGATAATAATATAACAAAAGTCGTTGTTAATCTCTCACAGGTTAATTATATTGATTCATCAGGGCTTGGTACATTTATCGGTGCTTTGAAAATGTTCAATGCTGTAAATGGGAAAATAGTACTCGCAGGATTAAGTTCTAACTTAAAAAAAATATTTGAAATTACCAGAATGAGTAATTTCTTCAGTATCTATGAAACTGATACACAAGCATTAGAAAAATTGAAATAA
- a CDS encoding HEPN domain-containing protein, with product MNNYIKTKGWLQEALWEIDGFINARDNNDWAHAVYYLQQSVEKSCKAIISFLGIEVKHTHFPAEEIIEQGIIENSDEIKRLNLKENDLSLLREIVNYAKSFETEKTKPRYGKELKNRIVLPTEIYTAEKSARLFEYGFKFWNIILEFFKKFNIKELKKVLADIDAKIKKSK from the coding sequence ATGAATAATTATATAAAAACAAAAGGCTGGTTACAGGAAGCATTATGGGAGATAGACGGTTTTATTAATGCAAGAGATAACAACGATTGGGCTCATGCGGTTTACTATTTACAACAGAGTGTAGAAAAAAGTTGTAAAGCAATTATTTCATTTCTTGGTATTGAAGTAAAACACACACATTTCCCAGCAGAAGAAATAATTGAACAAGGTATCATTGAGAATAGTGATGAAATAAAAAGATTAAACCTGAAAGAAAATGATTTGTCGTTATTACGAGAAATTGTAAATTATGCGAAATCGTTTGAAACCGAGAAAACAAAACCTCGTTACGGTAAGGAGCTTAAAAATAGAATTGTGCTACCTACAGAAATTTATACAGCAGAAAAATCAGCAAGGCTTTTTGAATATGGGTTTAAGTTCTGGAATATAATCTTAGAATTCTTCAAAAAATTTAATATCAAAGAATTAAAAAAGGTATTAGCGGATATAGATGCTAAAATTAAAAAATCTAAATAA